Proteins encoded within one genomic window of Babesia bigemina genome assembly Bbig001, chromosome : IV:
- a CDS encoding methionyl-tRNA synthetase, putative — MLTAVLENGNNVTESTGGTTLVTTPLFYVNGELHVGHAYTLVAADVIKRYEQLLGRNALLLSGTDEHGTKIEAAARAAGQTLSRYVEDMRTHYHEVLNSYNVNADVHIHTAADDHGHNVRWAFNHLLHNGDIYEGLHKGYFSPAEDAYYTAFQITNGLSPQGFEVQPVAEKAYFFRLSKYQDALRQLIGTDGFLTPKERRNEALSLLKGDLPDVAITRSNTRWGVPLDLPGFEDHTIYVWFDALMAYALRSRGGKHHDNTIMVFGKDILRFIALLWPALLMSLDMPLPRQMICHGWLTCSGEKISKSKGEKVLALPTLGTADVSRFVLMSLGAFGEDFNFDSTRVEQLSELVKDKYANLTHRITGLMNNRGVYQLDRNEATQMDPLVKQLLDGWGVLRQTMQHYRIDLYISELNRLAAEINSYITRNQLWGVQSEGDFRRHCLVLCRALLVLTVYLYPIMPNIARMNMERLQPHIKEVPVGIGAASDILQTLAQVDFNPRHLAPLM, encoded by the exons ATGTTAACTGCAGTGCTC GAAAATGGCAACAATGTAACCGAAAGCACGGGAGGTACGACGCTAGTTACAACGCCGTTGTTCTACGTCAACGGAGAACTGCACGTCGGACACGCATACACACTGGTAGCAGCAGACGTAATCAAGAGGTATGAGCAACTGCTTGGAAGGAATGCCCTTTTGTTGTCCGGAACCGACGAACATGGCACAAAAATTGAGGCTGCAGCCCGCGCAGCCGGACAGACACTGTCGCGCTACGTGGAGGATATGCGTACTCACTACCACGAAGTTTTGAATTCGTATAACGTAAATGCAGATGTACACATCCATACTGCGGCAGACGACCACGGACACAACGTGAGATGGGCGTTCAACCACCTGTTGCATAATGGCGACATCTATGAGGGGCTGCATAAGGGCTACTTCTCGCCTGCAGAAGACGCCTATTATACGGCATTCCAGATTACGAATGGACTGTCCCCACAAGGTTTTGAGGTTCAGCCCGTAGCGGAAAAGGCGTATTTTTTCAGACTCTCTAAGTACCAAGATGCGCTACGGCAACTAATCGGCACGGACGGCTTTTTAACGCCAAAGGAGCGGAGGAATGAGGCCCTATCGCTGCTAAAAGGTGATTTACCCGACGTTGCAATAACCAGGTCGAATACACGATGGGGTGTTCCACTAGACCTACCGGGTTTCGAAGACCATACCATTTACGTCTGGTTCGACGCATTGATGGCATATGCGCTGAGAAGCAGGGGGGGTAAACATCACGACAATACAATTATGGTATTTGGAAAGGACATTTTGCGGTTCATAGCATTGTTGTGGCCTGCTCTTTTAATGTCGTTGGATATGCCGTTGCCGCGGCAAATGATATGCCATGGGTGGTtgacgtgcagcggcgaaaAGATTTCCAAGTCTAAGGGCGAAAAGGTCCTTGCGTTGCCAACGCTTGGTACGGCAGACGTGTCGCGATTCGTCCTCATGAGCTTGGGCGCTTTCGGTGAAGATTTCAATTTCGACAGCACCCGAGTGGAACAACTGTCAGAGCTGGTGAAGGACAAGTATGCCAACCTAACCCACCGGATAACAGGCCTAATGAACAACAGGGGCGTGTACCAGCTGGACCGCAATGAAGCGACTCAAATGGACCCTCTCGTCAAGCAACTTTTGGACGGATGGGGCGTTTTGCGGCAAACAATGCAACATTACAGGATAGACCTGTATATTAGTGAGCTGAACCGTTTAGCGGCAGAGATCAACAGTTACATAACTCGGAATCAGCTGTGGGGAGTTCAAAGTGAAGGTGACTTTAGGCGCCACTGTTTAGTGCTATGCAGGGCACTGCTGGTGTTGACTGTATATTTATACCCAATAATGCCAAATATCGCTCGGATGAACATGGAGCGACTGCAACCCCACATAAAGGAGGTGCCTGTGGGAATAGGCGCGGCCTCAGACATATTGCAAACATTGGCCCAAGTTGACTTCAATCCCCGGCATTTGGCCCCCCTAATGTAA
- a CDS encoding -U3 small nucleolar RNA-associated protein 25: MEGDDSESEPPSAFEHLLQVLGKRSRSDKRRKITKSDSNVDNIAKILSDSFDADAESEPEEVSEESSDGICLDAFDSFNMGYDDYLRATEPITATSPIPIPFFKSCQFKFLTPILQQVLKSKVLPRVVSGINSFGFHEALQRKITKLHKKARSGGWMPKDRSRLRYFFNCMNSYLDVFYAGCKVTDVSSMRFLMALHAANHICKSVTSTVEQSHGFTRPRVLYICGLKCMARDFIQHLVTLLSVKKGDPKVEKFYEEYDLPEEDTAAQVSSFSKTHKSLDYVETFSGNQDDAFKMGLRYQGGMLHLYTPFYTSDIIVTSPLGIKIMLQEDEEYDFLSSIEVLLIDRMDVLKFQNWQFFIEVFEKLNRPLKKWRDADLSRLRVSTIDGQSEVYRQTVGLSCTQHFVFNAFFKRLVNRRGFIKLASVPTQDFVLLGSQLRVKQLFIKVAASSVTDADGSLLNYFLKNMLNSIQGIGGVLVVLGDYTHFLRVKKELKMANFEYLPCHESNSSKQMLFARQQFQAGKTPVVLTTSRLLFFKRYVIKGTCRVLFVVPPDYPEIYREAFRMLDLSKNNALVTLYTRFHAHQLEPIVGAAKVHKLVSAADTKVTEFH, translated from the exons ATGGAAGGTGACGATTCGGAGTCCGAGCCGCCGTCGGCCTTTGAGCATCTGCTTCAGGTGCTCGGAAAAAGATCGCGGTCGGATAAGCGACGCAAAATAACAAAATCAGATAGCAATGTAGATAATATTGCTAAAATTCTGTCGGATTCATTCGATGCAGACGCAGAATCCGAGCCTGAAGAGGTGTCTGAAGAGTCCTCCGACGGCATCTGTCTCGACGCATTTGATTCCTTCAATATGGGATATGACGACTACCTCAGGGCCACGGAGCCCATCACTGCAACATCGCCCATACCGATACCTTTCTTCAAAAGCTGCCAGTTTAAGTTTTTGACGCCTATTCTACAGCAGGTGCTGAAATCCAAAGTGTTGCCAAGGGTGGTGTCGGGTATAAATTCATTCGGATTTCACGAGGCGTTGCAGAGGAAGATTACGAAGCTGCATAAAAAGGCGCGTTCAGGTGGATGGATGCCGAAGGATCGCAGTCGCCTGCGTTACTTCTTCAATTGCATGAACAGTTATCTCGACGTGTTTTATGCTGGGTGCAAAGTTACAGACGTCTCGTCTATGCGTTTTCTCATGGCACTACACGCGGCAAACCACATATGCAAAAGCGTGACGTCAACAGTTGAGCAGTCTCACGGTTTTACTAGGCCGCGTGTGTTATACATCTGTGGTCTGAAGTGCATGGCACGTGATTTTATCCAACACCTTGTGACGCTTCTATCCGTGAAAAAGGGG GACCCCAAGGTAGAGAAGTTCTACGAGGAGTATGACCTTCCTGAAGAGGACACTGCAGCCCAAGTGTCAAGCTTCAGCAAAACGCATAAATCACTGGACTACGTCGAAACATTTTCGGGCAATCAGGATGACGCATTTAAGATGGGTTTGAGGTACCAAGGTGGGATGCTGCATCTATACACGCCATTTTACACTAGTGACATTATAGTCACCTCGCCTCTGGGCATCAAGATAATGCTACAGGAGGATGAAGAGTACGATTTTCTGTCTAGCATTGAGGTGTTGCTAATTGACCGCATGGATGTGCTGAAGTTTCAGAATTGGCAGTTCTTTATCGAAGTATTTGAGAAGCTTAATCGGCCTCTAAAGAAGTGGCGTGATGCTGACCTCAGCCGCCTACGCGTATCGACAATCGACGGTCAGAGCGAAGTTTACCGCCAGACTGTTGGTCTATCTTGTACCCAGCACTTTGTGTTCAATGCTTTTTTCAAGCGTCTCGTTAACCGTCGAGGTTTTATAAAGCTAGCATCCGTGCCAACACAGGACTTTGTGCTCTTGGGATCACAGCTGCGAGTAAAGCAGCTATTCATTAAAGTGGCTGCATCCAGTGTGACTGACGCGGATGGATCGCTCTTGAATTATTTCCTGAAGAACATGCTAAACAGCATCCAGGGGATCGGGGGAGTCTTGGTGGTACTAGGTGACTATACGCACTTTCTGCG GGTAAAAAAGGAGCTGAAAATGGCCAATTTTGAATACCTCCCCTGTCATGAGTCGAATTCAAGCAAACAAATGCTATTTGCTCGTCAGCAGTTTCAAGCTG GGAAAACGCCCGTTGTTTTGACAACGTCACGTTTGCTTTTCTTTAAGCGGTACGTGATCAAGGGAACATGCCGCGTGCTTTTCGTCGTCCCACCGGACTACCCAGAGATCTACCGCGAAGCTTTCAGAATGCTGGATTTGTCGAAGAATAACGCTTTGGTGACTTTGTACACGCGATTTCATGCTCACCAGCTGGAGCCAATTGTCGGTGCCGCCAAAGTTCACAAGCTAGTGTCCGCTGCTGACACAAAGGTAACAGAGTTTCACTAG